A genomic stretch from Hemicordylus capensis ecotype Gifberg chromosome 5, rHemCap1.1.pri, whole genome shotgun sequence includes:
- the NDUFB2 gene encoding NADH dehydrogenase [ubiquinone] 1 beta subcomplex subunit 2, mitochondrial, with amino-acid sequence MVGPLCRVTGGLRLAALVLRSRGGASRASGVRRASGEVHIEPRYRQFPELTKSQQIKAEVLSSMMWFWILWHFWHDPDAVLGHFPYPDPSQWTDEELGIPPDDD; translated from the exons ATGGTCGGGCCTCTGTGCCGAGTGACCGGTGGGCTGCGCTTGGCCGCCCTGGTCCTCCGCAGCAGAGGTGGGGCGAGCAGGGCCTCGGGAGTCCGGCG TGCAAGTGGAGAAGTACACATTGAACCTCGCTATCGTCAATTCCCAGAGCTGACTAAATCTCAGCAGATCAAGGCGGAAGTGCTTAGTAGTATGATGTGGTTCTGGATCCTGTGGCACTTCTGGCATGATCCTGATGCTGTGCTG GGCCACTTTCCATATCCAGATCCTTCTCAGTGGACAGATGAGGAGCTGGGAATCCCTCCTGATGATGACTAG